A part of Salvelinus alpinus chromosome 5, SLU_Salpinus.1, whole genome shotgun sequence genomic DNA contains:
- the LOC139576717 gene encoding RNA-binding protein EWS-like isoform X5, with amino-acid sequence MASAPDYSSYNQAGAQQGYGSYAAQPSQGYGQSAQQGYSQQGYGSYAQPAAAETGYSQAAPSAGGYAQQYGSSYGQPAPAGNKTAGYPAAQPSAHGYSQPAAGYGASGYESAPAAAPAASQPSYGSQPGYAAQSAYAGYSQQAASTAPQSQPAGYSQSSYSQPGGYAAQQSGYQAQQGSYGQQQSGYQQQQPPPQQQQAPAAAYPPQASGSYGQPAGSQYGQQSGPQSGYNQSSHYNNYGQEGRGSSGYSGSDPARFPGAGESRGPPRDGYDRGGMMHGGRGRGGMGRGGMGVAGDRGGFNKPGGPMNNGAVRNMGRPEEQDDSENSTIYITGLTESATLEEMAIFFKDPGAIRMNRRLGKPAINIYTDNDSGKPKGDATLSYEEPSFAKAAVELFDGKEYQGRRLKVSMARRKPMMGGMRGGMSMRGDMMGRGGPGGGERGRGGMGMRGGRGMDRGGPGGPGGFRGGWGGDRGGGFRGRGGMDRGGFRGSSRGGPPMDRGRGMGRGGMGGPPGKMDMRDHRQERRDRPY; translated from the exons ATGGCGTCAGCACCTG ATTACAGTTCCTACAACCAGGCCGGTGCCCAGCAGGG GTATGGCTCTTATGCTGCTCAGCCCTCACAGGGCTATGGACAATCTGCCCAG CAGGGTTATAGCCAGCAAGGATATGGGTCCTATGCCCAGCCTGCTGCAGCTGAGACCGGATACTCACAGGCAGCACCCTCTGCTGGCGGCTATGCGCAGCAGTATGGGTCCTCCTATGGGCAACCAGCACCAG CTGGGAATAAAACAG CTGGGTACCCTGCTGCCCAGCCCAGTGCCCATGGCTACTCCCAGCCTGCCGCGGGCTATGGAGCCAGTGGATATGAGagtgctcctgctgctgctcccGCTGCCTCTCAGCCCTCCTATGGCTCCCAGCCAGGCTATGCAGCCCAGTCTGCCTACGCTGGCTACAGCCAGCAGGCTGCTTCCACTGCACCTCAGAG CCAGCCAGCTGGCTACAGCCAGAGCAGCTACTCCCAACCAGGGGGATATGCCGCGCAGCAGAGTGGGTACCAGGCCCAGCAGGGAAGCTATGGGCAGCAGCAGAGTGGGTACCAGCAGCAGCAGCCCCCGCCTCAGCAGCAACAGGCCCCTGCCGCGGCCTACCCTCCTCAGGCCTCAGGTTCCTACGGGCAGCCTGCAGGCAGCCAGTATGGACAACAAAGTGGGCCTCAAAGTGGTTACAACCAGTCAAGCCATTACA ATAACTATGGACAGGAGGGCAGAGGCAGCTCTGGCTACTCTGGCTCTGACCCTGCTAGGTTCCCAGGGGCAGGGGAGAGCCGTGGGCCACCCAGGGATGGCTATGACAGGGGCGGCATGATGCACGGTGGCAGGGGACGTGGGGGCATGGGCCGTGGAGGCATGGG CGTCGCTGGAGACAGAGGTGGCTTCAATAAGCCCGGTG GACCCATGAACAACGGGGCAGTGCGTAACATGG GGCGCCCTGAGGAGCAGGATGACTCTGAGAACAGCACCATCTACATCACAGGACTCACAGAGAGCGCCACTCTGGAGGAGATGGCTATCTTCTTCAAAGACCCTGGAGCCATCAGG ATGAACCGGAGGTTGGGGAAGCCTGCCATCAACATCTACACAGACAATGATTCAGGGAAGCCCAAGGGAGATGCCACACTGTCCTACGAGGAGCCCTCCTTTGCCAAAGCTGCTGTAGAGTTATTTGATG GGAAAGAGTACCAAGGCAGGAGACTGAAGGTGTCCATGGCTCGCCGTAAGCCCATGATGGGTGGAATGAGAGGGGGCATGTCCATGAGGGGTGACATGATGGGCCGTGGAGGACCTGGAG GTGGTGAGCGAGGCAGGGGTGGCATGGGGATGCGTGGGGGCAGAGGGATGGACCGTGGCGGGCCAGGAGGGCCTGGAGGCTTCCGTGGAGGATGGGGAGGTGACCGTGGCGGTGGATTCAGGGGACGTGGTGGAATGGACCGAGGGGGATTCCGAGGGTCTAGCAGGGGAGGACCGCCTATGGACCGAGGAAGAGGAATGGGCAGAGGAGGAATGGGGGGGCCCCCAGGCAAGATGGATATGAG GGACCATCGCCAGGAACGCAGAGACCGACCTTACTGA
- the LOC139576717 gene encoding RNA-binding protein EWS-like isoform X3: protein MASAPDYSSYNQAGAQQGYGSYAAQPSQGYGQSAQQGYSQQGYGSYAQPAAAETGYSQAAPSAGGYAQQYGSSYGQPAPAGYPAAQPSAHGYSQPAAGYGASGYESAPAAAPAASQPSYGSQPGYAAQSAYAGYSQQAASTAPQSQPAGYSQSSYSQPGGYAAQQSGYQAQQGSYGQQQSGYQQQQPPPQQQQAPAAAYPPQASGSYGQPAGSQYGQQSGPQSGYNQSSHYNNYGQEGRGSSGYSGSDPARFPGAGESRGPPRDGYDRGGMMHGGRGRGGMGRGGMGVAGDRGGFNKPGGPMNNGAVRNMGRPEEQDDSENSTIYITGLTESATLEEMAIFFKDPGAIRMNRRLGKPAINIYTDNDSGKPKGDATLSYEEPSFAKAAVELFDGKEYQGRRLKVSMARRKPMMGGMRGGMSMRGDMMGRGGPGGMMGRGGERGGFVPRGGPHGMGRGGPGGPGGNMQQRAGDWECPNQGCGNQNFSWRMECNQCKAPKPEGFGPPSGGERGRGGMGMRGGRGMDRGGPGGPGGFRGGWGGDRGGGFRGRGGMDRGGFRGSSRGGPPMDRGRGMGRGGMGGPPGKMDMRDHRQERRDRPY from the exons ATGGCGTCAGCACCTG ATTACAGTTCCTACAACCAGGCCGGTGCCCAGCAGGG GTATGGCTCTTATGCTGCTCAGCCCTCACAGGGCTATGGACAATCTGCCCAG CAGGGTTATAGCCAGCAAGGATATGGGTCCTATGCCCAGCCTGCTGCAGCTGAGACCGGATACTCACAGGCAGCACCCTCTGCTGGCGGCTATGCGCAGCAGTATGGGTCCTCCTATGGGCAACCAGCACCAG CTGGGTACCCTGCTGCCCAGCCCAGTGCCCATGGCTACTCCCAGCCTGCCGCGGGCTATGGAGCCAGTGGATATGAGagtgctcctgctgctgctcccGCTGCCTCTCAGCCCTCCTATGGCTCCCAGCCAGGCTATGCAGCCCAGTCTGCCTACGCTGGCTACAGCCAGCAGGCTGCTTCCACTGCACCTCAGAG CCAGCCAGCTGGCTACAGCCAGAGCAGCTACTCCCAACCAGGGGGATATGCCGCGCAGCAGAGTGGGTACCAGGCCCAGCAGGGAAGCTATGGGCAGCAGCAGAGTGGGTACCAGCAGCAGCAGCCCCCGCCTCAGCAGCAACAGGCCCCTGCCGCGGCCTACCCTCCTCAGGCCTCAGGTTCCTACGGGCAGCCTGCAGGCAGCCAGTATGGACAACAAAGTGGGCCTCAAAGTGGTTACAACCAGTCAAGCCATTACA ATAACTATGGACAGGAGGGCAGAGGCAGCTCTGGCTACTCTGGCTCTGACCCTGCTAGGTTCCCAGGGGCAGGGGAGAGCCGTGGGCCACCCAGGGATGGCTATGACAGGGGCGGCATGATGCACGGTGGCAGGGGACGTGGGGGCATGGGCCGTGGAGGCATGGG CGTCGCTGGAGACAGAGGTGGCTTCAATAAGCCCGGTG GACCCATGAACAACGGGGCAGTGCGTAACATGG GGCGCCCTGAGGAGCAGGATGACTCTGAGAACAGCACCATCTACATCACAGGACTCACAGAGAGCGCCACTCTGGAGGAGATGGCTATCTTCTTCAAAGACCCTGGAGCCATCAGG ATGAACCGGAGGTTGGGGAAGCCTGCCATCAACATCTACACAGACAATGATTCAGGGAAGCCCAAGGGAGATGCCACACTGTCCTACGAGGAGCCCTCCTTTGCCAAAGCTGCTGTAGAGTTATTTGATG GGAAAGAGTACCAAGGCAGGAGACTGAAGGTGTCCATGGCTCGCCGTAAGCCCATGATGGGTGGAATGAGAGGGGGCATGTCCATGAGGGGTGACATGATGGGCCGTGGAGGACCTGGAG GCATGATGGGCCGTGGAGGAGAGCGTGGAGGTTTTGTCCCACGAGGAGGACCACATGGTATGGGCAGAGGTGGGCCAGGTGGCCCAGGTGGCAACATGCAGCAGAGAGCTGGAGACTGGGAGTGCCCCAACCA GGGCTGTGGCAACCAGAACTTTTCCTGGAGGATGGAGTGTAACCAGTGCAAAGCTCCCAAACCAGAGGGCTTTGGGCCCCCTTCAG GTGGTGAGCGAGGCAGGGGTGGCATGGGGATGCGTGGGGGCAGAGGGATGGACCGTGGCGGGCCAGGAGGGCCTGGAGGCTTCCGTGGAGGATGGGGAGGTGACCGTGGCGGTGGATTCAGGGGACGTGGTGGAATGGACCGAGGGGGATTCCGAGGGTCTAGCAGGGGAGGACCGCCTATGGACCGAGGAAGAGGAATGGGCAGAGGAGGAATGGGGGGGCCCCCAGGCAAGATGGATATGAG GGACCATCGCCAGGAACGCAGAGACCGACCTTACTGA
- the LOC139576717 gene encoding RNA-binding protein EWS-like isoform X2 — MASAPDYSSYNQAGAQQGYGSYAAQPSQGYGQSAQQGYSQQGYGSYAQPAAAETGYSQAAPSAGGYAQQYGSSYGQPAPAGYPAAQPSAHGYSQPAAGYGASGYESAPAAAPAASQPSYGSQPGYAAQSAYAGYSQQAASTAPQSSQPAGYSQSSYSQPGGYAAQQSGYQAQQGSYGQQQSGYQQQQPPPQQQQAPAAAYPPQASGSYGQPAGSQYGQQSGPQSGYNQSSHYNNYGQEGRGSSGYSGSDPARFPGAGESRGPPRDGYDRGGMMHGGRGRGGMGRGGMGVAGDRGGFNKPGGPMNNGAVRNMGRPEEQDDSENSTIYITGLTESATLEEMAIFFKDPGAIRMNRRLGKPAINIYTDNDSGKPKGDATLSYEEPSFAKAAVELFDGKEYQGRRLKVSMARRKPMMGGMRGGMSMRGDMMGRGGPGGMMGRGGERGGFVPRGGPHGMGRGGPGGPGGNMQQRAGDWECPNQGCGNQNFSWRMECNQCKAPKPEGFGPPSGGERGRGGMGMRGGRGMDRGGPGGPGGFRGGWGGDRGGGFRGRGGMDRGGFRGSSRGGPPMDRGRGMGRGGMGGPPGKMDMRDHRQERRDRPY; from the exons ATGGCGTCAGCACCTG ATTACAGTTCCTACAACCAGGCCGGTGCCCAGCAGGG GTATGGCTCTTATGCTGCTCAGCCCTCACAGGGCTATGGACAATCTGCCCAG CAGGGTTATAGCCAGCAAGGATATGGGTCCTATGCCCAGCCTGCTGCAGCTGAGACCGGATACTCACAGGCAGCACCCTCTGCTGGCGGCTATGCGCAGCAGTATGGGTCCTCCTATGGGCAACCAGCACCAG CTGGGTACCCTGCTGCCCAGCCCAGTGCCCATGGCTACTCCCAGCCTGCCGCGGGCTATGGAGCCAGTGGATATGAGagtgctcctgctgctgctcccGCTGCCTCTCAGCCCTCCTATGGCTCCCAGCCAGGCTATGCAGCCCAGTCTGCCTACGCTGGCTACAGCCAGCAGGCTGCTTCCACTGCACCTCAGAG CAGCCAGCCAGCTGGCTACAGCCAGAGCAGCTACTCCCAACCAGGGGGATATGCCGCGCAGCAGAGTGGGTACCAGGCCCAGCAGGGAAGCTATGGGCAGCAGCAGAGTGGGTACCAGCAGCAGCAGCCCCCGCCTCAGCAGCAACAGGCCCCTGCCGCGGCCTACCCTCCTCAGGCCTCAGGTTCCTACGGGCAGCCTGCAGGCAGCCAGTATGGACAACAAAGTGGGCCTCAAAGTGGTTACAACCAGTCAAGCCATTACA ATAACTATGGACAGGAGGGCAGAGGCAGCTCTGGCTACTCTGGCTCTGACCCTGCTAGGTTCCCAGGGGCAGGGGAGAGCCGTGGGCCACCCAGGGATGGCTATGACAGGGGCGGCATGATGCACGGTGGCAGGGGACGTGGGGGCATGGGCCGTGGAGGCATGGG CGTCGCTGGAGACAGAGGTGGCTTCAATAAGCCCGGTG GACCCATGAACAACGGGGCAGTGCGTAACATGG GGCGCCCTGAGGAGCAGGATGACTCTGAGAACAGCACCATCTACATCACAGGACTCACAGAGAGCGCCACTCTGGAGGAGATGGCTATCTTCTTCAAAGACCCTGGAGCCATCAGG ATGAACCGGAGGTTGGGGAAGCCTGCCATCAACATCTACACAGACAATGATTCAGGGAAGCCCAAGGGAGATGCCACACTGTCCTACGAGGAGCCCTCCTTTGCCAAAGCTGCTGTAGAGTTATTTGATG GGAAAGAGTACCAAGGCAGGAGACTGAAGGTGTCCATGGCTCGCCGTAAGCCCATGATGGGTGGAATGAGAGGGGGCATGTCCATGAGGGGTGACATGATGGGCCGTGGAGGACCTGGAG GCATGATGGGCCGTGGAGGAGAGCGTGGAGGTTTTGTCCCACGAGGAGGACCACATGGTATGGGCAGAGGTGGGCCAGGTGGCCCAGGTGGCAACATGCAGCAGAGAGCTGGAGACTGGGAGTGCCCCAACCA GGGCTGTGGCAACCAGAACTTTTCCTGGAGGATGGAGTGTAACCAGTGCAAAGCTCCCAAACCAGAGGGCTTTGGGCCCCCTTCAG GTGGTGAGCGAGGCAGGGGTGGCATGGGGATGCGTGGGGGCAGAGGGATGGACCGTGGCGGGCCAGGAGGGCCTGGAGGCTTCCGTGGAGGATGGGGAGGTGACCGTGGCGGTGGATTCAGGGGACGTGGTGGAATGGACCGAGGGGGATTCCGAGGGTCTAGCAGGGGAGGACCGCCTATGGACCGAGGAAGAGGAATGGGCAGAGGAGGAATGGGGGGGCCCCCAGGCAAGATGGATATGAG GGACCATCGCCAGGAACGCAGAGACCGACCTTACTGA
- the LOC139576717 gene encoding RNA-binding protein EWS-like isoform X6, with protein sequence MASAPDYSSYNQAGAQQGYGSYAAQPSQGYGQSAQQGYSQQGYGSYAQPAAAETGYSQAAPSAGGYAQQYGSSYGQPAPAGYPAAQPSAHGYSQPAAGYGASGYESAPAAAPAASQPSYGSQPGYAAQSAYAGYSQQAASTAPQSSQPAGYSQSSYSQPGGYAAQQSGYQAQQGSYGQQQSGYQQQQPPPQQQQAPAAAYPPQASGSYGQPAGSQYGQQSGPQSGYNQSSHYNNYGQEGRGSSGYSGSDPARFPGAGESRGPPRDGYDRGGMMHGGRGRGGMGRGGMGVAGDRGGFNKPGGPMNNGAVRNMGRPEEQDDSENSTIYITGLTESATLEEMAIFFKDPGAIRMNRRLGKPAINIYTDNDSGKPKGDATLSYEEPSFAKAAVELFDGKEYQGRRLKVSMARRKPMMGGMRGGMSMRGDMMGRGGPGGGERGRGGMGMRGGRGMDRGGPGGPGGFRGGWGGDRGGGFRGRGGMDRGGFRGSSRGGPPMDRGRGMGRGGMGGPPGKMDMRDHRQERRDRPY encoded by the exons ATGGCGTCAGCACCTG ATTACAGTTCCTACAACCAGGCCGGTGCCCAGCAGGG GTATGGCTCTTATGCTGCTCAGCCCTCACAGGGCTATGGACAATCTGCCCAG CAGGGTTATAGCCAGCAAGGATATGGGTCCTATGCCCAGCCTGCTGCAGCTGAGACCGGATACTCACAGGCAGCACCCTCTGCTGGCGGCTATGCGCAGCAGTATGGGTCCTCCTATGGGCAACCAGCACCAG CTGGGTACCCTGCTGCCCAGCCCAGTGCCCATGGCTACTCCCAGCCTGCCGCGGGCTATGGAGCCAGTGGATATGAGagtgctcctgctgctgctcccGCTGCCTCTCAGCCCTCCTATGGCTCCCAGCCAGGCTATGCAGCCCAGTCTGCCTACGCTGGCTACAGCCAGCAGGCTGCTTCCACTGCACCTCAGAG CAGCCAGCCAGCTGGCTACAGCCAGAGCAGCTACTCCCAACCAGGGGGATATGCCGCGCAGCAGAGTGGGTACCAGGCCCAGCAGGGAAGCTATGGGCAGCAGCAGAGTGGGTACCAGCAGCAGCAGCCCCCGCCTCAGCAGCAACAGGCCCCTGCCGCGGCCTACCCTCCTCAGGCCTCAGGTTCCTACGGGCAGCCTGCAGGCAGCCAGTATGGACAACAAAGTGGGCCTCAAAGTGGTTACAACCAGTCAAGCCATTACA ATAACTATGGACAGGAGGGCAGAGGCAGCTCTGGCTACTCTGGCTCTGACCCTGCTAGGTTCCCAGGGGCAGGGGAGAGCCGTGGGCCACCCAGGGATGGCTATGACAGGGGCGGCATGATGCACGGTGGCAGGGGACGTGGGGGCATGGGCCGTGGAGGCATGGG CGTCGCTGGAGACAGAGGTGGCTTCAATAAGCCCGGTG GACCCATGAACAACGGGGCAGTGCGTAACATGG GGCGCCCTGAGGAGCAGGATGACTCTGAGAACAGCACCATCTACATCACAGGACTCACAGAGAGCGCCACTCTGGAGGAGATGGCTATCTTCTTCAAAGACCCTGGAGCCATCAGG ATGAACCGGAGGTTGGGGAAGCCTGCCATCAACATCTACACAGACAATGATTCAGGGAAGCCCAAGGGAGATGCCACACTGTCCTACGAGGAGCCCTCCTTTGCCAAAGCTGCTGTAGAGTTATTTGATG GGAAAGAGTACCAAGGCAGGAGACTGAAGGTGTCCATGGCTCGCCGTAAGCCCATGATGGGTGGAATGAGAGGGGGCATGTCCATGAGGGGTGACATGATGGGCCGTGGAGGACCTGGAG GTGGTGAGCGAGGCAGGGGTGGCATGGGGATGCGTGGGGGCAGAGGGATGGACCGTGGCGGGCCAGGAGGGCCTGGAGGCTTCCGTGGAGGATGGGGAGGTGACCGTGGCGGTGGATTCAGGGGACGTGGTGGAATGGACCGAGGGGGATTCCGAGGGTCTAGCAGGGGAGGACCGCCTATGGACCGAGGAAGAGGAATGGGCAGAGGAGGAATGGGGGGGCCCCCAGGCAAGATGGATATGAG GGACCATCGCCAGGAACGCAGAGACCGACCTTACTGA
- the LOC139576717 gene encoding RNA-binding protein EWS-like isoform X7, which translates to MASAPDYSSYNQAGAQQGYGSYAAQPSQGYGQSAQQGYSQQGYGSYAQPAAAETGYSQAAPSAGGYAQQYGSSYGQPAPAGYPAAQPSAHGYSQPAAGYGASGYESAPAAAPAASQPSYGSQPGYAAQSAYAGYSQQAASTAPQSQPAGYSQSSYSQPGGYAAQQSGYQAQQGSYGQQQSGYQQQQPPPQQQQAPAAAYPPQASGSYGQPAGSQYGQQSGPQSGYNQSSHYNNYGQEGRGSSGYSGSDPARFPGAGESRGPPRDGYDRGGMMHGGRGRGGMGRGGMGVAGDRGGFNKPGGPMNNGAVRNMGRPEEQDDSENSTIYITGLTESATLEEMAIFFKDPGAIRMNRRLGKPAINIYTDNDSGKPKGDATLSYEEPSFAKAAVELFDGKEYQGRRLKVSMARRKPMMGGMRGGMSMRGDMMGRGGPGGGERGRGGMGMRGGRGMDRGGPGGPGGFRGGWGGDRGGGFRGRGGMDRGGFRGSSRGGPPMDRGRGMGRGGMGGPPGKMDMRDHRQERRDRPY; encoded by the exons ATGGCGTCAGCACCTG ATTACAGTTCCTACAACCAGGCCGGTGCCCAGCAGGG GTATGGCTCTTATGCTGCTCAGCCCTCACAGGGCTATGGACAATCTGCCCAG CAGGGTTATAGCCAGCAAGGATATGGGTCCTATGCCCAGCCTGCTGCAGCTGAGACCGGATACTCACAGGCAGCACCCTCTGCTGGCGGCTATGCGCAGCAGTATGGGTCCTCCTATGGGCAACCAGCACCAG CTGGGTACCCTGCTGCCCAGCCCAGTGCCCATGGCTACTCCCAGCCTGCCGCGGGCTATGGAGCCAGTGGATATGAGagtgctcctgctgctgctcccGCTGCCTCTCAGCCCTCCTATGGCTCCCAGCCAGGCTATGCAGCCCAGTCTGCCTACGCTGGCTACAGCCAGCAGGCTGCTTCCACTGCACCTCAGAG CCAGCCAGCTGGCTACAGCCAGAGCAGCTACTCCCAACCAGGGGGATATGCCGCGCAGCAGAGTGGGTACCAGGCCCAGCAGGGAAGCTATGGGCAGCAGCAGAGTGGGTACCAGCAGCAGCAGCCCCCGCCTCAGCAGCAACAGGCCCCTGCCGCGGCCTACCCTCCTCAGGCCTCAGGTTCCTACGGGCAGCCTGCAGGCAGCCAGTATGGACAACAAAGTGGGCCTCAAAGTGGTTACAACCAGTCAAGCCATTACA ATAACTATGGACAGGAGGGCAGAGGCAGCTCTGGCTACTCTGGCTCTGACCCTGCTAGGTTCCCAGGGGCAGGGGAGAGCCGTGGGCCACCCAGGGATGGCTATGACAGGGGCGGCATGATGCACGGTGGCAGGGGACGTGGGGGCATGGGCCGTGGAGGCATGGG CGTCGCTGGAGACAGAGGTGGCTTCAATAAGCCCGGTG GACCCATGAACAACGGGGCAGTGCGTAACATGG GGCGCCCTGAGGAGCAGGATGACTCTGAGAACAGCACCATCTACATCACAGGACTCACAGAGAGCGCCACTCTGGAGGAGATGGCTATCTTCTTCAAAGACCCTGGAGCCATCAGG ATGAACCGGAGGTTGGGGAAGCCTGCCATCAACATCTACACAGACAATGATTCAGGGAAGCCCAAGGGAGATGCCACACTGTCCTACGAGGAGCCCTCCTTTGCCAAAGCTGCTGTAGAGTTATTTGATG GGAAAGAGTACCAAGGCAGGAGACTGAAGGTGTCCATGGCTCGCCGTAAGCCCATGATGGGTGGAATGAGAGGGGGCATGTCCATGAGGGGTGACATGATGGGCCGTGGAGGACCTGGAG GTGGTGAGCGAGGCAGGGGTGGCATGGGGATGCGTGGGGGCAGAGGGATGGACCGTGGCGGGCCAGGAGGGCCTGGAGGCTTCCGTGGAGGATGGGGAGGTGACCGTGGCGGTGGATTCAGGGGACGTGGTGGAATGGACCGAGGGGGATTCCGAGGGTCTAGCAGGGGAGGACCGCCTATGGACCGAGGAAGAGGAATGGGCAGAGGAGGAATGGGGGGGCCCCCAGGCAAGATGGATATGAG GGACCATCGCCAGGAACGCAGAGACCGACCTTACTGA
- the LOC139576717 gene encoding RNA-binding protein EWS-like isoform X4, whose amino-acid sequence MASAPDYSSYNQAGAQQGYGSYAAQPSQGYGQSAQGYSQQGYGSYAQPAAAETGYSQAAPSAGGYAQQYGSSYGQPAPAGYPAAQPSAHGYSQPAAGYGASGYESAPAAAPAASQPSYGSQPGYAAQSAYAGYSQQAASTAPQSQPAGYSQSSYSQPGGYAAQQSGYQAQQGSYGQQQSGYQQQQPPPQQQQAPAAAYPPQASGSYGQPAGSQYGQQSGPQSGYNQSSHYNNYGQEGRGSSGYSGSDPARFPGAGESRGPPRDGYDRGGMMHGGRGRGGMGRGGMGVAGDRGGFNKPGGPMNNGAVRNMGRPEEQDDSENSTIYITGLTESATLEEMAIFFKDPGAIRMNRRLGKPAINIYTDNDSGKPKGDATLSYEEPSFAKAAVELFDGKEYQGRRLKVSMARRKPMMGGMRGGMSMRGDMMGRGGPGGMMGRGGERGGFVPRGGPHGMGRGGPGGPGGNMQQRAGDWECPNQGCGNQNFSWRMECNQCKAPKPEGFGPPSGGERGRGGMGMRGGRGMDRGGPGGPGGFRGGWGGDRGGGFRGRGGMDRGGFRGSSRGGPPMDRGRGMGRGGMGGPPGKMDMRDHRQERRDRPY is encoded by the exons ATGGCGTCAGCACCTG ATTACAGTTCCTACAACCAGGCCGGTGCCCAGCAGGG GTATGGCTCTTATGCTGCTCAGCCCTCACAGGGCTATGGACAATCTGCCCAG GGTTATAGCCAGCAAGGATATGGGTCCTATGCCCAGCCTGCTGCAGCTGAGACCGGATACTCACAGGCAGCACCCTCTGCTGGCGGCTATGCGCAGCAGTATGGGTCCTCCTATGGGCAACCAGCACCAG CTGGGTACCCTGCTGCCCAGCCCAGTGCCCATGGCTACTCCCAGCCTGCCGCGGGCTATGGAGCCAGTGGATATGAGagtgctcctgctgctgctcccGCTGCCTCTCAGCCCTCCTATGGCTCCCAGCCAGGCTATGCAGCCCAGTCTGCCTACGCTGGCTACAGCCAGCAGGCTGCTTCCACTGCACCTCAGAG CCAGCCAGCTGGCTACAGCCAGAGCAGCTACTCCCAACCAGGGGGATATGCCGCGCAGCAGAGTGGGTACCAGGCCCAGCAGGGAAGCTATGGGCAGCAGCAGAGTGGGTACCAGCAGCAGCAGCCCCCGCCTCAGCAGCAACAGGCCCCTGCCGCGGCCTACCCTCCTCAGGCCTCAGGTTCCTACGGGCAGCCTGCAGGCAGCCAGTATGGACAACAAAGTGGGCCTCAAAGTGGTTACAACCAGTCAAGCCATTACA ATAACTATGGACAGGAGGGCAGAGGCAGCTCTGGCTACTCTGGCTCTGACCCTGCTAGGTTCCCAGGGGCAGGGGAGAGCCGTGGGCCACCCAGGGATGGCTATGACAGGGGCGGCATGATGCACGGTGGCAGGGGACGTGGGGGCATGGGCCGTGGAGGCATGGG CGTCGCTGGAGACAGAGGTGGCTTCAATAAGCCCGGTG GACCCATGAACAACGGGGCAGTGCGTAACATGG GGCGCCCTGAGGAGCAGGATGACTCTGAGAACAGCACCATCTACATCACAGGACTCACAGAGAGCGCCACTCTGGAGGAGATGGCTATCTTCTTCAAAGACCCTGGAGCCATCAGG ATGAACCGGAGGTTGGGGAAGCCTGCCATCAACATCTACACAGACAATGATTCAGGGAAGCCCAAGGGAGATGCCACACTGTCCTACGAGGAGCCCTCCTTTGCCAAAGCTGCTGTAGAGTTATTTGATG GGAAAGAGTACCAAGGCAGGAGACTGAAGGTGTCCATGGCTCGCCGTAAGCCCATGATGGGTGGAATGAGAGGGGGCATGTCCATGAGGGGTGACATGATGGGCCGTGGAGGACCTGGAG GCATGATGGGCCGTGGAGGAGAGCGTGGAGGTTTTGTCCCACGAGGAGGACCACATGGTATGGGCAGAGGTGGGCCAGGTGGCCCAGGTGGCAACATGCAGCAGAGAGCTGGAGACTGGGAGTGCCCCAACCA GGGCTGTGGCAACCAGAACTTTTCCTGGAGGATGGAGTGTAACCAGTGCAAAGCTCCCAAACCAGAGGGCTTTGGGCCCCCTTCAG GTGGTGAGCGAGGCAGGGGTGGCATGGGGATGCGTGGGGGCAGAGGGATGGACCGTGGCGGGCCAGGAGGGCCTGGAGGCTTCCGTGGAGGATGGGGAGGTGACCGTGGCGGTGGATTCAGGGGACGTGGTGGAATGGACCGAGGGGGATTCCGAGGGTCTAGCAGGGGAGGACCGCCTATGGACCGAGGAAGAGGAATGGGCAGAGGAGGAATGGGGGGGCCCCCAGGCAAGATGGATATGAG GGACCATCGCCAGGAACGCAGAGACCGACCTTACTGA